In the genome of Pseudobacteroides sp., the window TCCCGATCAATGTGGACAGTGACATAACCACGAGTAAATTCATAAAAACAAAAAAAGCTATTGCTACTATTTTTGATAAGAACAGCTTCAGCCTGGATATAGGTCTCAGTATTGCGATCTTCATTGTGTTTTGCGAAAACTCTCCCGCAAATATATCAATTGATACAAGTGCAGTAAACAAAGGAAGTATTGCATTAACAAATATGAATAAAACCAACAGAGGAAACTCAGCCTTGTCAGCAGCTCTCGAGCCTATTCCAAACCTTATTCCTACTACTACCAGCTGGCCTAATATTATAGCTATGATGGATATAATAATGGCCACAATGGCTTTTCTTTTTTTAAAAAGTCTTTCTATTTCATTTACTGATGCGGCTCTAAGCTCTTCCATGGCTGTCAACCTCACTTATAAAATAGTTTTCCAGAGTCGAGTAATCCTTTAAAATATTTGAGGTGTAATCTTCATTTATAAGCTTTCCATTAAAAATTACACCAACCCTGTTACATGTGAGTTCCACATCATGTATCAAATGGCTTGAGATAAAAAAAGTAGTCTTTTCTTCATCGGAAAGTTTCCTTATAAGATTTCTGATTGCTACCATACCCTCAACATCAAGCCCATTTAACGGTTCGTCCAAAATAACCAGTTTTGGATTTGGTAGTATGGCAGAAGCAATGCCAAGTCTCTGCTTCATACCAAGAGAAAAGTTCCTGGTCTTCTCATTTCTGTATTTCAGCATCCCTACAATATCCAATACTTCATCAATTCTTATATCATCAATATTATCATAGTACCTGGCAATTTGTTTCAGGTTTTCATAAGCCGTAAGATAGGGGTAAGATTCAGCTGTTTCAATTATGCACCCTACATTCTTCATGGCTTTTTCATATTGAGAGGTAATACTGTGTCCGAATATCCTGACATCTCCGGAGTCCGGCTTCATCAATCCCGTCATGACTTTCATTGCAGTTGTCTTACCCGCACCGTTTGAGCCTAGAAAACCAAAAACATCGCCCTTGCAAATATTTAAATTGATATCCCTAATACCCCGTCCATTTTTGTATACTTTGTTGAGCTCTTGTATCTCAAGCACTACTTCCATAGCAATTCCTTTCATTAGCCTCGAACTTTAAAATATAGATTGAAAGATTAATACAACTTTATTCAAATACCCTGCTAAAATTATTATCAAACGAAAGGTCTTTGTATCGACTGCCATTATTGCTGAAAAATATCTTTCCATTTACGGTATCGAAATTTATATATCCTGTCTTTTCACTGCCGGTTGAGTCAATATATGTGTATTTTGCACTGGCAGATGAATCTATTAGAGTTGCATCAAAATCAAATGTTTCTTTACTTATAAAATAATCTTCATAACCACTGACATATTCTTCTGTATAGCTGCCTTTAAAGTTGGTATCATCCAGTCTTGCCAGTTCTACTATTCTTTCGCCTATCTTTTCGTACTTTCCGTCATTCTGAATAACAATATCATTTTTGTACATCCCTTCAAACTTTTCTGTAATATTGCTGACTTGATTTTCCTTATTATTGGTTTTTTCAACTTTTTTGCCTGCAAGATCAGGTTTTACAACTCTTGTGGAATTTATATTATTAACTTTTATGGTTATTTCTGCAGAAAGATCATGATTAATTCCGTCAAAATCCTTTCCTGTTATTGTACATGCAGCCGCAACATCTTCTATAAGCCCATTTTTATTGGTAGTTGCTGTTCCTCTTAATTTCTTTATGTATACATCATCCTTCAGATTGGGATACTTTACATCACTTTTCTCATAGGTTCTAGAAGATATTTCCTTGCGGAATTCAAAGGATGTCACAGCGTTGATGATTGCAGGAATTTGACCCTCATCAACAAATCCGCTGAACTTTTTTGAGCCGTCTTCTCTTTTCTCATAGATTATACAATCTTTAAGATTGCCTATAAATAAATCAAATAACTTTTCAAGTTCATTAGTAAGGGAATCTTCAAAAGGATCTATCTCAACCTTTGCATAGTCTCCGGAATTTTCATAAATATAATAGGTGTCATTGCTAGAATCATATGATACAGATATTTCCTTATCATTGTAGTAGTAGTACGACTGCTTCTGGGTGTTGCCATACAGATAAGTGTTATGCTCCTCATTAGCAGTTCTGCTTTGCTTCTTGACTTCTTCACTGGACATTATAAGTTTGCCGTTATCTTTTATACTTGTACTTGTCGTAATTGTATAGCTGCTTAAGTGCTTATCCATACTCTTGAATGTATATTTGATGCTGTCCTTCAACTGATCG includes:
- a CDS encoding ABC transporter permease, with translation MEELRAASVNEIERLFKKRKAIVAIIISIIAIILGQLVVVGIRFGIGSRAADKAEFPLLVLFIFVNAILPLFTALVSIDIFAGEFSQNTMKIAILRPISRLKLFLSKIVAIAFFVFMNLLVVMSLSTLIGMLFNPGNISFMHMLKIVSAYLISIFPVLTVALMVVFLANLFKNGTAAFFASTIVFLGFKVLEFLFGSYKIMFITSMLDWYSRWTGDISVQIVTREFLIMLACSLMAFSGGFYLFDKKEL
- a CDS encoding ABC transporter ATP-binding protein; its protein translation is MEVVLEIQELNKVYKNGRGIRDINLNICKGDVFGFLGSNGAGKTTAMKVMTGLMKPDSGDVRIFGHSITSQYEKAMKNVGCIIETAESYPYLTAYENLKQIARYYDNIDDIRIDEVLDIVGMLKYRNEKTRNFSLGMKQRLGIASAILPNPKLVILDEPLNGLDVEGMVAIRNLIRKLSDEEKTTFFISSHLIHDVELTCNRVGVIFNGKLINEDYTSNILKDYSTLENYFISEVDSHGRA